The Neoarius graeffei isolate fNeoGra1 chromosome 25, fNeoGra1.pri, whole genome shotgun sequence genome includes a region encoding these proteins:
- the LOC132873505 gene encoding uncharacterized protein LOC132873505, whose product MNIIERLRISYGDESIKEFRRLESLTRKRAHYRNHLRFNLRCRDEEVVPASLNIKNPIPTRNAEKVIRKVRMTLVKERIRCTTDKLKNINRELHRETETFKRRFPQNKEMEIAIHRHLVDIHEQEFTETKTRQIRKLDRLIAQKKKAEPEHAHINEKWIHNISRTPTGATIQIVQDKLKTDRTLKKRTNLTVQDITQLLQFIATSTYFQFRNTIYRQKEGFAMGDPLSAIMCGFFMEDLEQKALTTIPVEYRPTLWKRYVDDILEKVKRGHTQQLIDHLNTIDNTGNIKFTHEEETEQSIAFLDLKIHHTEEGDIKIKVHRKPTHTDQYLNWTSEHPIMHKISVVRTLHERAAIITDAQDKEQEEQHIQHALKACQYPQWAISKGEEQVKNNKTQKKEKKQTNKQEHRGVVTLPYIRGITERIQRAMRKYNINTPVKPHTTLRQILVHPKDRIHPDNRCNTIYEIPCQLCNKTYIGETGRSFNTRKNEHKECEKETATRQTRTIKEKAQQENYKSAITDHCKRENHVMDWGNARVIRTEDNKHQRWIREAIEIRKRSPRTINRDKGAYMLSHTWSAILQGTN is encoded by the exons atgaacataatcgaaagattaagaataagttatggagatgaaagcatcaaggagtttcgccgccttgaaagtttgacacggaaacgggcacactacaggaatcacctgaggttcaatctgcgctgccgggatgaggaagtcgtaccggccagcctgaacatcaagaacccgattccaaccagaaacgcggaaaaggtgatcaggaaagtgcggatgactctggtaaaagaacggatacggtgcacaactgacaaactcaAGAATATCAATAGAGAACTACATagggagacggaaactttcaaacgccggtttccccaaaacaaggaaatggaaatagcaatacacAGACATTTGGTagacatacacgagcaggaattcacagagacaaaaacccgacaaatccgaaaactggacagactcattgcacagaaaaagaaggcagaaccggagcacgcacacatcaacgaaaaatggattcacaacatatcaag aacacccacgggagccaccatacagatagtacaagacaaattaaaaacagataggacgctcaagaaacgcacaaacctcaccgtacaagacatcactcagctccttcaattcattgccacatccacatactttcagttcaggaacacaatttacagacaaaaggaagggtttgccatgggagacccactatcagccatcatgtgcggctttttcatggaagacctggagcagaaagcactcactacaataccagtggaatacaggccaacactctggaaacggtatgtggacgacatattggaaaaagtaaagaggggacacactcaacaactcatcgaccatctcaatactatagacaataccggcaatataaaatttacacatgaagaggaaacggagcagtcaatagcatttttggacttaaaaatacatcacacagaagagggggatatcaaaataaaagtacacaggaaacccacacacaccgaccaatatttaaactggacttctgaacatcccataatgcacaaaatatcagtagttagaacattgcatgaacgcgcagcaataattacagatgcacaggacaaagaacaggaagaacaacatatacaacacgcactgaaggcatgtcaatatccacaatgggcaatatccaaaggggaggaacaggtcaaaaacaataaaacacagaagaaagagaaaaaacaaaccaacaaacaagaacacaggggagtagtgacattaccatacatcagaggaataacggaacgcattcaaagagcaatgaggaaatacaacattaacacacctgtcaaaccacacacaactctccgtcagatcctggttcatcccaaagacagaatacatccggacaacagatgcaacaccatatatgagattccatgccaattatgcaataaaacttacatcggggagacaggaaggagtttcaacacaagaaaaaatgaacataaagagtgcgaaaaggagacagctacaagacaaacccgaacaataaaagaaaaggcacaacaggaaaattataagtcagccataacagatcattgtaaaagggaaaatcatgttatggactgggggaatgccagagtcatccgcacagaagataataaacatcagcgctggatcagggaggccatagagatccgtaagcgaagcccgaggaccatcaaccgagataagggagcatacatgctctcccatacctggagtgccatcttgcaggggacgaactga